Below is a window of Rhizobium jaguaris DNA.
CGTGTAGACAATCACCTGCACGTCGGAGAGGTCGGGAATGGCGTCGAGCGGAAGCGAGCGCAGCGCGTAGACGCCGCCCGCCACGGCGAGCGCCGCACCGAGGAAGATCAGCACGAGATTGTGGGCGGACCAGGAGATGATGCGGGAGATCATGGCTTGGCCTCCTCGGTCATGGCGCTGAGCGCCGAGTTCAGGTTGCTTTCGGCGTCGAGTAGGAAGTTGGCGGAGATGACCACCTTGTCGCCGGCGGCGACGCCCTGCCTGATTTCCGTACTGCCGTCGCCGCGGACGCCGAGCTTGACGTTCTTCGGTTCGAAGCGTCCGTCGCCCTTGTCGATGAACACGACCTGCCGGTCGCCGGTGTCGACGACGGCGCTGTTGGGAACCGAGACGACCGGACTGGGAGCGCCAGCCTCGATATCGACGTCGGCATACATGTTGGCGCGCAGCACGCCGTCCGGGTTGGGGAGTTCGATGCGGACCTTTGTCGTCCGCGTCTGCGTGTTCACCTCAGGATAGACGAGGTCGACGGTGCCGTGGAAGGCCCTGCCGGGAAGGCTACGGATGGTAATATCCGCCTTCGCTCCAATACCGACGGAGGCAAGGTCGTATTCGGGAACGTCGGCAATCACCCACATGTTGGAAATGTCCGCGATGCGGAACAGGATGTCACCGGGCTTCGCCATCATGCCCGCCGTCGCCAAACGTTCTAGGACGACGCCGTCGCGCGGGGCGGTGTAGCTAATGCTCGTCGGCACCTGCCGGGTCCGGGCGATGCCGTCGATGACTTCCTGCGGGACGCCGAGGTTCTTCAGGCGCAGCGCCGAGCCGGCGTCGTCGTTGCCCCTCGAACCGTCGCGCCCGGCGGCGTATTCCGAAGCTGCGGTGGCCACTTCCCTGGAATAGAAGCGAAAGAGCTTCTCGCCCTTGCCGATATGATCACCCGTCGTGACGCTGGCGACGTCGTCGACGAAAGAATCCGTCCGCATCGAGATGATGCTGACAAGGCGCTCGTCGAGCGCCACTGTGCCCGGCACCCGCACCTTGCGGCTGATGCTGGCCATCTCCGCCACGGCCGTCTTCACGCCGGTCCGCTGCAGCTTGCCGAGCGGGACCTTGACGGTGGAGGCGTCGGACTGCTCGCCCTCGTAGACCGGGATGTAGTCCATGCCCATGGCATCCTTCTTCGGCACCTTGGAGGTGTCCGGCAGGCCCATGGGATTGCGATAGTAGAGAATTCGCCCCTTCGACGGCGCGGCCTCAGGTCCCGCATCCGCGGACGCCGTGACGGCGGGCGCCTTCGCCTTGTTGTCGAAGCTCACCTCTTCGCTGGCATGCACGGCGACGAACGGCTGGCCGTCGTCGGTGTTCTTCGGTGTCGCGGAGAACTGTGGAAGGCCGTCCGGATGACGATAGTAGATGATTGCGCCCATGGGGACAGCCCCCGGGGCAGCCGGTGTGGCCATTGCCGTCTCGGCAAGGTTGAGGCCTAAAACGGAGGCCAGGTTGTTGGTGCCAGCCCAATAG
It encodes the following:
- a CDS encoding efflux RND transporter periplasmic adaptor subunit, translating into MSTPSRVAVTLSLAVLLGGGGYWAGTNNLASVLGLNLAETAMATPAAPGAVPMGAIIYYRHPDGLPQFSATPKNTDDGQPFVAVHASEEVSFDNKAKAPAVTASADAGPEAAPSKGRILYYRNPMGLPDTSKVPKKDAMGMDYIPVYEGEQSDASTVKVPLGKLQRTGVKTAVAEMASISRKVRVPGTVALDERLVSIISMRTDSFVDDVASVTTGDHIGKGEKLFRFYSREVATAASEYAAGRDGSRGNDDAGSALRLKNLGVPQEVIDGIARTRQVPTSISYTAPRDGVVLERLATAGMMAKPGDILFRIADISNMWVIADVPEYDLASVGIGAKADITIRSLPGRAFHGTVDLVYPEVNTQTRTTKVRIELPNPDGVLRANMYADVDIEAGAPSPVVSVPNSAVVDTGDRQVVFIDKGDGRFEPKNVKLGVRGDGSTEIRQGVAAGDKVVISANFLLDAESNLNSALSAMTEEAKP